The following proteins are encoded in a genomic region of Streptomyces sp. NBC_01723:
- a CDS encoding helix-turn-helix transcriptional regulator: MTIDRAGLADFLRRRRAALQPEDVGLVRDVQRRTSGLRREEVALLCNMSTDYYTKLERERGPQPSAQLITSITQGLHLSLDQRDHLFRLAGLNAPARGPASPHVSPGLLRILNRMNDTPAEIITELGETLYQNPLGIALTGDRTSHRGPDRSIGYRWFVDPATRQLYAPEDHPFHTRMFASGLRQIATLRGPGSRAAYYVNLLLAESKEFRQVWEKHEVAIPPIVKRFVHPEIGTLELHYQTLLDPERSHRLSVFTAVPGTESHEKLQWLTAIAASRRRSPHHADDVNDDRVPQASQGTPTPR, encoded by the coding sequence ATGACGATCGACCGGGCCGGACTGGCCGATTTCCTCCGACGGCGACGGGCGGCACTACAACCAGAGGACGTCGGACTCGTGCGTGATGTGCAACGCAGGACCAGCGGGCTGCGGCGAGAGGAGGTGGCTCTGCTGTGCAACATGTCGACCGACTACTACACGAAGCTCGAACGGGAGCGCGGACCTCAGCCGTCCGCGCAACTGATCACTTCCATCACGCAAGGGCTCCATCTCTCTTTGGACCAGCGAGACCATCTATTCCGGCTGGCCGGGCTGAACGCGCCCGCGCGTGGGCCAGCCAGCCCACACGTCAGTCCCGGCCTGCTGCGCATCCTGAATCGTATGAACGACACACCCGCCGAGATCATCACCGAGCTGGGTGAGACCCTCTATCAGAACCCGCTGGGTATCGCCCTGACCGGTGACCGCACTTCTCACCGCGGTCCAGATCGCAGCATCGGCTACCGGTGGTTCGTCGATCCGGCCACACGGCAGCTCTACGCCCCTGAGGACCACCCGTTTCACACGCGCATGTTCGCCTCGGGGCTGCGCCAGATCGCCACGCTGCGCGGTCCGGGCTCCCGAGCGGCATATTACGTCAACCTGCTCCTGGCCGAGAGCAAGGAGTTCAGGCAGGTGTGGGAAAAGCACGAAGTTGCCATCCCGCCAATAGTCAAACGCTTCGTGCATCCTGAGATCGGCACGCTGGAACTGCACTATCAGACACTGCTAGACCCCGAGCGGTCCCACCGTCTGTCCGTCTTCACAGCGGTCCCCGGTACCGAGAGCCACGAAAAGTTGCAATGGCTCACCGCTATCGCGGCCAGTCGCCGACGCTCACCACACCATGCCGACGACGTCAACGACGATCGCGTTCCGCAGGCGAGCCAGGGAACGCCGACACCGAGGTGA
- a CDS encoding amidohydrolase family protein translates to MTPTAITNVHLIDGRGGRPEPAATVVVEGGRFAAVGPTASTPIPEGATVIDGSNRWMVPGFVNGNVHLLDAWMFMVGPGTIEYLARWEGRYTEVIEEAAQLVLRNGVTTVFDTYNAVDPVLGARDRINAGTSKGARIFAAGAIVGMGGPFSADFHFAGRKAASQTFVNRIDEMFEAGVGHQLSLLPRNEVRARVRDYLSRGVDMLKIAVSDHIFMSVGLDRSYQTFTRPVLEVIVEEARAAGVPVLSHSLSVEALDSSVELGADVLIHANYTMGQPIPHSLVDKIVASNSHAELQTIHTEHSKALGEIGSWAAVLGDGAFADNERTLISGGAKIMMGTDAGCPSVDHLSDLHPAERHDRPWTLGGDHFHWTQSMVEKGMSPLDTISAATLNVARGYGKDDEIGSIETGKLADFVLLDNDPLDDIRNLRSITDVFQSGEAVDREALPTVPLVTTHPA, encoded by the coding sequence ATGACCCCAACCGCCATCACCAATGTTCATTTGATCGACGGGCGCGGCGGCCGCCCCGAGCCTGCAGCCACGGTCGTCGTGGAAGGGGGCCGATTCGCGGCCGTCGGCCCGACGGCGAGCACCCCGATCCCCGAGGGGGCCACCGTCATCGATGGCAGCAACCGCTGGATGGTCCCTGGTTTCGTCAACGGCAACGTGCACCTGCTCGATGCGTGGATGTTCATGGTCGGACCCGGCACAATCGAGTACCTCGCCCGATGGGAGGGCCGCTACACCGAGGTGATCGAGGAGGCCGCCCAGCTGGTTCTCCGCAACGGCGTGACGACTGTGTTCGACACTTACAATGCCGTCGACCCCGTACTGGGAGCGCGCGACCGCATCAACGCCGGCACATCGAAGGGCGCACGCATCTTCGCAGCCGGCGCCATCGTCGGAATGGGCGGTCCCTTCAGCGCCGACTTCCACTTCGCTGGACGGAAGGCGGCATCACAGACCTTTGTGAACCGCATCGACGAGATGTTCGAGGCCGGCGTCGGTCACCAGCTCAGCCTGCTGCCCCGCAACGAGGTGAGGGCTCGGGTGCGCGACTACCTCAGCCGTGGTGTGGATATGCTCAAGATCGCGGTCAGTGACCACATATTCATGAGCGTGGGACTGGACCGTTCCTACCAGACCTTCACTCGGCCGGTCCTTGAGGTGATTGTCGAAGAGGCACGCGCGGCAGGCGTCCCCGTGCTCAGCCACAGCCTCTCGGTCGAAGCACTGGACAGCAGCGTTGAGCTGGGCGCCGACGTGCTGATCCACGCGAACTACACGATGGGCCAGCCCATCCCCCACTCGCTGGTCGACAAAATCGTCGCCAGCAACTCCCATGCCGAGCTCCAGACCATACACACCGAACACAGCAAGGCCCTCGGCGAGATCGGCAGTTGGGCTGCGGTTCTCGGTGACGGTGCCTTCGCAGACAACGAACGTACCCTGATCAGTGGTGGCGCGAAGATCATGATGGGTACGGACGCCGGCTGCCCCAGCGTCGACCATCTCTCCGACCTGCACCCGGCCGAGCGTCACGACCGTCCCTGGACGTTGGGTGGGGATCACTTCCACTGGACTCAGTCCATGGTCGAGAAGGGCATGTCCCCCCTCGACACCATCTCTGCTGCCACCTTGAACGTTGCCCGAGGTTACGGCAAGGACGACGAGATCGGCTCGATCGAGACCGGCAAGCTCGCCGACTTCGTCCTGCTCGACAATGATCCTCTGGACGATATTCGTAACCTCAGGTCGATCACGGACGTGTTCCAAAGTGGCGAGGCAGTCGATCGCGAAGCCCTTCCGACCGTTCCACTCGTGACAACGCACCCAGCGTAG
- a CDS encoding IS110 family transposase, with protein sequence MTMLAEHVDGVIGVDTHRDTLAAAAVSPIGAVLASTDSPAHARGYRRLLDFARQQVPGRRCWALEGIGSYGAGLAAFLDQAGEQVVEVCRPKRAANRGGRKTDMLDAVRAAKEALTTEHLIQPRLRGEREALRVLLATRHGAVLASTAAINQLKALIVSAPDGLRSELRKLKRLEQIAYCAQFRDRPAQDLEHRMTVRAMRSTAQRVQALQAEAKGLENEILTLVRHQAPALLNLLGVGPITAAQILVSWSHQGRFRSEAAFASFAGVSPIPASSGLTNRHRLNRSGDRQLNRAMHTITLIRMRLDPSTKTYVARKIAEGKTSRDAQRCLKRVICRQVFKILERSDRNQLGNVEALTQAA encoded by the coding sequence ATGACCATGCTCGCAGAACACGTCGATGGCGTCATCGGCGTCGACACCCACCGCGACACCCTCGCCGCGGCCGCCGTCAGCCCCATCGGCGCCGTGCTGGCCAGCACCGATTCCCCGGCCCACGCCCGCGGCTACCGACGCCTGCTGGACTTCGCCCGCCAGCAGGTCCCCGGCCGCCGCTGCTGGGCCCTGGAAGGCATCGGCAGCTACGGCGCCGGCCTCGCGGCCTTCCTGGACCAGGCCGGCGAGCAGGTCGTCGAGGTCTGCCGCCCAAAACGAGCGGCCAACCGCGGCGGCCGCAAGACCGACATGCTCGACGCCGTCCGGGCCGCCAAGGAGGCCCTGACCACCGAGCATCTGATCCAGCCCCGCCTCCGCGGCGAACGCGAGGCACTGCGGGTGCTGCTTGCCACCCGTCACGGCGCGGTCCTCGCTTCCACCGCCGCGATCAACCAGCTTAAGGCCCTGATCGTCTCCGCGCCGGACGGCCTCCGCTCCGAGCTGCGAAAGCTCAAGCGCCTCGAACAGATCGCCTACTGCGCTCAGTTCCGCGACCGCCCGGCCCAGGACCTGGAGCACCGGATGACGGTGCGGGCCATGCGGTCCACGGCCCAACGCGTCCAGGCCCTGCAGGCCGAGGCCAAGGGGCTCGAGAACGAGATCCTCACGCTGGTGCGGCACCAGGCCCCCGCGCTTCTCAACCTGCTCGGAGTCGGACCGATCACCGCCGCCCAGATCTTGGTCAGCTGGTCTCACCAGGGACGATTCCGCTCGGAAGCCGCCTTCGCCTCCTTCGCTGGAGTCTCGCCGATCCCTGCCTCGTCCGGGCTGACCAACCGACACCGGCTCAACCGCAGCGGCGACCGGCAGCTCAACCGGGCCATGCACACGATCACCTTGATCCGGATGCGGCTCGATCCCTCTACGAAGACGTACGTCGCACGCAAGATCGCCGAAGGTAAGACCTCCCGTGACGCGCAGCGATGCCTCAAGCGAGTGATCTGCCGCCAGGTCTTCAAGATCCTTGAGCGCTCCGACCGGAACCAACTCGGCAACGTCGAAGCACTCACTCAAGCGGCTTGA
- a CDS encoding IS630 family transposase: MARTGRPKAELILSDAERAALEGWVRRRSTPQAWALRCRIILACATGASNKDVAAQLGSTPHAVGRWRKRFVGHRIAGLGDMPRPGGPRTVTDEQVAAVVKRTLESTPKNATHWSTRAMAKEMGLSQSTVSRIWRAFGLQPHRTETFKLSTDPYFVDKVHDVVGLYLDPPERALVFCVDEKSQIQALDRSQPVLPMMPGVPQRLTHDYVRAGTTTLFAALEVATGKVIGSLHRRHRAEEFKKFLIKLDQAIPADLDVHLVLDNYATHKTPAIKTWLLTHPRFHLHFTPTGSSWLNLVERWFAELTSKQIWRGVHRSVQALEKDIRTWIAAWNTDPRPYVWTKTADEILERLANYLNRIPDSED; this comes from the coding sequence GTGGCGCGTACTGGGCGGCCGAAGGCCGAGTTGATCCTGTCGGATGCGGAACGGGCTGCGCTGGAGGGATGGGTGCGGCGCCGTTCCACCCCGCAGGCGTGGGCTTTGCGGTGTCGGATCATCCTGGCCTGCGCGACAGGCGCGTCGAACAAAGACGTGGCCGCGCAGTTGGGCTCCACGCCGCATGCGGTGGGCCGCTGGCGGAAGCGGTTCGTCGGGCACCGGATCGCCGGGCTGGGTGACATGCCGCGCCCGGGCGGCCCCCGGACGGTCACCGACGAGCAGGTCGCTGCGGTGGTGAAGCGGACGCTCGAGTCGACGCCGAAGAACGCCACGCACTGGTCGACGCGGGCGATGGCGAAGGAGATGGGCCTGTCGCAGTCGACCGTGTCACGGATCTGGCGGGCCTTCGGCCTGCAGCCGCACCGCACCGAGACCTTCAAGCTGTCCACGGACCCGTACTTCGTCGACAAGGTCCACGATGTCGTCGGCCTCTATCTGGACCCGCCCGAACGCGCTCTGGTGTTCTGCGTCGACGAGAAGTCGCAGATCCAGGCCCTTGACCGCTCCCAGCCGGTGCTGCCGATGATGCCCGGCGTCCCGCAGCGCCTCACCCACGACTACGTGCGCGCGGGCACCACCACATTGTTCGCCGCTCTCGAGGTGGCCACCGGCAAGGTGATCGGCTCCCTGCACCGCCGGCACCGTGCCGAGGAGTTCAAGAAGTTCCTGATCAAACTCGACCAGGCGATACCGGCAGACCTGGACGTGCACCTGGTGCTGGACAACTACGCCACCCACAAGACCCCGGCCATCAAGACCTGGCTGCTGACTCACCCCCGCTTCCACCTGCACTTCACGCCTACCGGCTCGTCCTGGCTCAACCTGGTCGAACGGTGGTTCGCCGAGCTGACGAGCAAGCAGATATGGCGAGGCGTCCACAGAAGCGTCCAGGCCCTGGAGAAGGACATCCGGACCTGGATCGCCGCATGGAACACCGATCCCAGGCCCTACGTCTGGACCAAGACCGCGGACGAGATCCTCGAACGCCTCGCCAACTATCTGAACAGAATTCCCGACTCAGAAGACTAA
- a CDS encoding TetR/AcrR family transcriptional regulator, with the protein MARATDGAITATDGRTLRWEHRKPELLRAATEYVLDAGVADLTLRPLGAAIGVSNTTLIRHFGSKDDIIRDVCQELHGQMLRAFDAYWSQSNGRPADVLRALWDIWLTPEYSRQFVFLFELYGLALRDPHRFGWFADSVVHDWRAPLETALITERVDPSRARQLSTLVVGLVRGLYLDMAATNDVERVSDAFEVAMSLLESTLEPGSKRQEATSRP; encoded by the coding sequence ATGGCGAGAGCGACTGACGGCGCAATCACGGCCACCGACGGGCGGACACTGCGGTGGGAACACCGAAAGCCTGAATTGCTGCGTGCAGCAACGGAGTACGTCCTGGACGCCGGAGTTGCCGACCTGACGCTGCGCCCTCTGGGTGCCGCGATCGGCGTATCGAACACGACACTGATCCGCCACTTCGGCAGCAAGGACGACATCATCCGCGACGTCTGCCAAGAGCTTCACGGGCAGATGCTCCGCGCGTTCGACGCATACTGGTCGCAGAGCAACGGACGCCCAGCAGATGTGCTGCGCGCGCTGTGGGACATATGGCTCACGCCGGAATACTCGCGGCAGTTCGTCTTCCTGTTCGAGCTCTACGGCCTCGCGCTGCGCGATCCGCACCGCTTCGGGTGGTTCGCGGATTCGGTCGTACACGACTGGAGGGCTCCGCTCGAGACCGCTTTGATCACCGAACGTGTTGACCCCTCAAGGGCAAGACAGCTCTCGACACTGGTCGTCGGGCTCGTTCGTGGGTTGTATCTGGACATGGCAGCAACCAATGACGTCGAGCGCGTCAGTGATGCTTTCGAGGTGGCGATGAGTCTCCTTGAGTCAACCCTCGAACCTGGAAGCAAGCGGCAAGAGGCGACCAGCCGCCCCTGA
- a CDS encoding DUF317 domain-containing protein encodes MLPDPPSDPFKDLDPAQPVRVLPRHLAGPGQADLKTIWAFPFDEGWHLHQGLEEMVFAISPCARLWTRFAPEPEERGQGTWTIGMARVPFGPRAWEITFDATTPAELLGDVHAELLDLYLEDRHSDQNHLFEDATAPHEVYTPLLTHGWSHSVKTDGHKPSSHRTASAAAGAPMTRPVHMWSAIVQLARRREAGRMTVAGWRNFPPATELAQALTSSGAAGRLLPLASRFEG; translated from the coding sequence GTGTTGCCCGATCCGCCCTCCGACCCCTTCAAGGATCTCGACCCCGCCCAGCCCGTGAGGGTCCTCCCGCGTCACCTCGCAGGTCCCGGCCAAGCAGACCTGAAGACGATCTGGGCCTTCCCCTTCGACGAGGGCTGGCACCTTCACCAGGGACTCGAAGAGATGGTGTTCGCCATCAGCCCCTGCGCCCGGTTGTGGACCCGCTTCGCTCCCGAACCCGAGGAGCGAGGCCAAGGGACGTGGACCATCGGCATGGCCCGTGTCCCCTTCGGCCCAAGGGCCTGGGAGATCACCTTCGACGCCACCACCCCGGCCGAACTCCTGGGCGATGTCCACGCCGAGTTGCTCGACCTGTACCTCGAAGACCGCCACAGCGACCAGAACCACCTGTTCGAGGACGCGACGGCCCCGCACGAGGTGTATACGCCGCTCCTCACCCACGGCTGGAGCCACAGCGTCAAAACGGACGGACACAAACCTTCCTCCCACCGGACCGCCTCGGCGGCGGCCGGTGCGCCGATGACGAGACCAGTGCACATGTGGTCCGCGATCGTCCAGCTGGCCAGGCGGCGTGAGGCGGGGCGGATGACGGTGGCCGGATGGAGGAACTTCCCGCCGGCCACGGAACTCGCCCAAGCCCTGACCTCGTCAGGGGCGGCTGGTCGCCTCTTGCCGCTTGCTTCCAGGTTCGAGGGTTGA
- a CDS encoding long-chain fatty acid--CoA ligase — protein sequence MISTMQDVPLTIGRILVHGSTVHGTTTVATWNGSSAEHRTYAEVGARAGQLARALRDELGVTTGTRVATLMWNNTAHLETYLAVPAMGAVLHTLNPRLPAHQLAYIVHHAADHVVLVDGSLVPLLEPLLTELNGVVQHIVIVGEADRPVFEDFVGTVHGYEELLADRPTDYAWATDIDERTAAALCYTSGTTGDPKGVAYSHRSVYLHCLQVLQADAFALTSRDTVLPVVPMFHVNAWGLPHAAFMAGARLLLPDRFLQPAPLAEMITAERPTVSAAVPTIWAGLLDELDKGAYDTSSLRQVVIGGAACPPALMRAYEERHDIRVVHAWGMTETSPLGSFGTSPPGLTPDQEWAYRITQGRFPVSVEARLVGPDGSLMPHDGSSAGELEVRGPWIAGAYYGGAGRQATRSSDKFSADGWLRTGDVGTITSDGYLTLTDRAKDVIKSGGEWISSVELENHLMAHPDVVEAVVIGVPDDKWGERPLAAVVFRDGVQPDFARLRTFLANKVAAWQLPERWSPITAVPKTSVGKFDKKVVRQQYAKGDLQVTVLDKH from the coding sequence ATGATCAGCACCATGCAGGACGTACCGCTCACCATCGGTCGCATCCTGGTCCACGGCTCCACCGTGCACGGCACCACTACTGTCGCCACCTGGAACGGCTCCTCTGCAGAACACCGCACATATGCGGAAGTCGGGGCCCGGGCCGGGCAACTCGCCCGGGCTCTCCGTGACGAGCTCGGAGTCACGACGGGTACGCGGGTCGCCACCCTAATGTGGAACAACACCGCTCATCTGGAGACGTACCTCGCCGTTCCCGCGATGGGCGCAGTCCTCCACACATTGAACCCACGCCTGCCGGCGCATCAGCTCGCATACATCGTCCATCACGCTGCTGACCACGTCGTTCTGGTGGATGGCAGTCTGGTGCCGCTGCTGGAGCCGTTGCTGACAGAGCTGAATGGCGTGGTCCAGCACATAGTGATAGTCGGTGAGGCGGACCGACCGGTATTCGAAGACTTCGTCGGCACTGTTCACGGCTACGAAGAACTGCTTGCCGACCGGCCCACCGACTATGCCTGGGCAACCGATATCGACGAGCGGACCGCCGCTGCCCTGTGCTACACCTCTGGCACGACGGGCGATCCCAAGGGCGTGGCCTACAGCCACCGCTCCGTATATCTCCACTGTCTCCAGGTTCTGCAGGCTGACGCCTTCGCCCTGACCTCCCGCGACACGGTCTTGCCTGTCGTGCCCATGTTCCATGTCAATGCGTGGGGCCTTCCCCACGCGGCGTTCATGGCCGGCGCCCGTCTCCTCCTGCCCGACCGTTTTCTACAGCCTGCTCCTCTCGCCGAGATGATCACGGCCGAACGGCCTACCGTGAGCGCTGCCGTCCCTACCATCTGGGCAGGACTGCTGGACGAGCTCGACAAGGGCGCCTATGACACGTCATCGTTGCGCCAGGTGGTGATTGGAGGGGCGGCCTGTCCGCCCGCTCTCATGCGAGCCTACGAGGAGCGGCACGACATCAGAGTCGTGCACGCGTGGGGGATGACCGAGACTTCTCCGCTGGGCTCATTCGGCACCTCCCCTCCCGGGCTCACCCCGGATCAAGAATGGGCTTACCGCATCACACAGGGCCGATTCCCGGTTTCCGTCGAGGCGCGCCTGGTCGGCCCAGACGGGTCGCTCATGCCCCATGACGGCAGCTCCGCGGGCGAGTTGGAAGTGCGTGGCCCGTGGATTGCCGGAGCCTACTACGGAGGCGCTGGGCGACAGGCCACGCGGAGCTCAGACAAATTCAGCGCGGACGGCTGGCTGCGCACTGGAGACGTGGGCACGATCACATCCGACGGGTACCTCACCCTTACGGATCGAGCCAAGGACGTCATCAAGTCAGGTGGTGAATGGATCTCCTCCGTGGAACTGGAGAACCATTTGATGGCTCACCCCGATGTCGTCGAGGCCGTCGTGATCGGGGTACCCGATGACAAATGGGGTGAGCGCCCCTTGGCCGCCGTGGTCTTCAGGGACGGCGTCCAGCCCGACTTCGCCCGGCTTCGCACCT
- a CDS encoding helix-turn-helix transcriptional regulator, which translates to MVIDRAGLAGFLRNRREALQPEDVGMPRGQRRRTRGLRREEVAALCHMSADYYARLERERGPQPSPQMLVSIAQGLHLSIDERDHLFRLAGHNPPPRDSSSEHISPGLLRVLDRLQDTPAEITTELGETLRQTPMGVALTGDTTQYTGPARSSGYRWFTDPSARDLYAPEQHAFMTRMYAAGLRGIVALRGPGSRAAYLAELLLDSNEEFRRVWEDHEIGIRPSEVKHFVHPEVGSLVLNCQRLIDPDQAHTLMVYTAVPGTESYEKLQVLSVIGTQTLH; encoded by the coding sequence GTGGTGATCGATCGGGCAGGGCTGGCCGGCTTTCTCCGCAACCGTCGCGAGGCGCTACAGCCGGAGGATGTCGGCATGCCCCGGGGGCAGCGCCGCAGAACCCGCGGGCTACGGCGGGAGGAGGTCGCGGCGCTGTGTCACATGTCAGCCGACTACTACGCTCGTCTGGAGCGCGAGCGTGGTCCGCAGCCCTCACCGCAGATGCTCGTCTCGATCGCCCAGGGGCTCCACCTGTCCATAGACGAGCGTGACCATCTGTTCCGGCTGGCCGGGCACAACCCGCCGCCCCGTGACAGCTCCAGTGAGCACATCAGCCCCGGGCTGCTGCGCGTTCTCGACCGGCTGCAGGACACGCCCGCGGAGATCACTACCGAGCTCGGCGAGACCTTGCGGCAGACACCGATGGGCGTCGCCCTTACCGGCGACACGACGCAGTACACCGGTCCTGCTCGCAGCTCCGGCTACCGTTGGTTCACCGACCCGAGCGCCCGGGACCTGTACGCTCCGGAGCAGCACGCGTTTATGACCCGGATGTACGCCGCAGGCCTGCGCGGGATCGTCGCCCTCCGGGGTCCCGGCTCCCGAGCCGCATATCTGGCGGAGCTGCTCCTGGATTCCAACGAGGAATTCAGGCGGGTGTGGGAGGACCACGAGATCGGGATTCGCCCGAGCGAGGTCAAGCACTTCGTTCACCCCGAGGTCGGTTCCCTGGTGCTGAACTGTCAGCGCCTGATTGACCCGGACCAGGCCCACACCCTGATGGTCTACACCGCTGTCCCCGGCACGGAGAGCTACGAGAAACTGCAGGTCTTGTCCGTGATCGGCACACAGACCCTGCACTGA
- a CDS encoding FAD binding domain-containing protein, with translation MRPYTYAQARTVREAVRGAGPGTAFLAGGTTLVDLMKLEVMSPDRVVDINGLPLDGIALDHKGLHIGALERMSDVAAAPAVRRHYPMVAQALELSASAQLRNMASIGGNLLQRTRCSYFRDVTTPCNKREPGSGCSALEGINRSHAVLGTSDACIATHPSDLAVPLVALGTIVHLASARGTRAVPLDTFYTLPGDTPDVENVLRPNELITGITVPRSPWAAHSLYVKIRDRQSYEFALASAAVALQLRGRTIVNARIAAGGVGTRPWRLTAVERALAGRPAISATFEAAVAGAPDGARPREHNRFKPALLRRTLIRALTELQENR, from the coding sequence ATGCGGCCCTACACCTACGCCCAGGCGCGGACGGTCCGTGAGGCCGTGCGGGGTGCCGGGCCGGGCACGGCATTCCTGGCCGGTGGCACCACGTTGGTGGATCTCATGAAGCTTGAGGTGATGTCGCCCGACCGTGTCGTGGACATTAACGGGCTGCCACTGGACGGCATCGCTCTGGACCACAAGGGCCTACACATCGGTGCGCTCGAACGAATGAGTGACGTGGCTGCCGCGCCCGCTGTTCGCCGGCACTACCCGATGGTCGCGCAGGCTCTAGAGCTGAGTGCCTCGGCCCAGCTGCGCAACATGGCGAGCATCGGCGGCAACCTGCTGCAGCGCACGCGGTGCAGCTACTTCCGCGACGTCACGACCCCGTGCAACAAGCGTGAGCCGGGCAGCGGCTGCTCAGCCTTGGAAGGGATCAACCGCAGCCACGCCGTGCTGGGCACCAGCGATGCGTGCATCGCTACCCATCCCAGTGACCTCGCTGTCCCGCTGGTGGCGTTGGGCACGATTGTCCACCTGGCTTCGGCACGCGGCACGCGCGCCGTACCCTTGGACACGTTCTACACCCTGCCCGGTGACACCCCCGATGTCGAGAACGTGCTGCGGCCGAACGAGCTCATCACCGGGATCACCGTGCCCCGCTCGCCCTGGGCGGCGCACTCGCTGTACGTGAAGATCCGCGATCGGCAGTCGTACGAGTTCGCGCTCGCCTCCGCCGCCGTCGCCCTCCAACTGCGCGGGCGCACCATCGTGAACGCGCGGATCGCCGCCGGCGGCGTGGGGACCAGGCCGTGGAGGCTGACGGCCGTTGAACGCGCCCTGGCGGGTCGGCCCGCCATCTCTGCAACGTTCGAGGCGGCTGTCGCCGGTGCCCCTGACGGTGCCCGACCACGGGAACACAACCGGTTCAAGCCCGCACTGCTGCGTCGAACCCTGATACGGGCGCTGACCGAACTGCAGGAGAACCGGTGA
- a CDS encoding (2Fe-2S)-binding protein encodes MDEENDVGEARSGVSRRNFVGGSLVAATVAPLLTGQAGTAEAASAATVDGVTPVTVRAAVNGDPVTLRVDPRATLLDTLRERLDLKGTKKGCDRGQCGACTVHIDGRRVLSCLTLAATASGHQVTTIEGLADGDRLHPMQQAFVDHDGLQCGFCTPGQIMSAVAMVDNEGHARSDDEIRERMSGNICRCSAYPRIVDAIRDAQQVMR; translated from the coding sequence ATGGACGAGGAGAACGATGTGGGAGAGGCCCGTTCGGGCGTGTCCCGGCGCAACTTTGTAGGTGGGAGCCTGGTTGCCGCCACCGTGGCGCCGCTGCTGACCGGACAGGCTGGGACGGCAGAAGCTGCCTCGGCAGCCACTGTCGACGGCGTGACGCCGGTGACGGTACGGGCCGCCGTCAACGGCGATCCGGTCACCCTGCGGGTGGACCCGCGGGCCACCCTGCTGGACACACTTCGCGAGCGGCTCGATCTGAAGGGCACCAAGAAGGGCTGCGACCGGGGACAGTGCGGCGCCTGCACCGTGCACATCGACGGCCGGCGCGTGCTGTCCTGCCTCACGCTGGCCGCCACGGCGAGCGGCCACCAGGTCACCACGATCGAGGGGCTGGCCGACGGCGACCGGCTGCACCCCATGCAGCAGGCCTTCGTCGACCACGACGGTCTGCAGTGCGGCTTCTGCACCCCGGGGCAGATCATGTCCGCAGTTGCCATGGTCGACAACGAAGGCCACGCCCGCTCCGATGACGAGATACGTGAGCGCATGTCGGGCAACATCTGCCGGTGCAGCGCCTACCCGCGCATCGTCGACGCCATCCGGGACGCGCAGCAGGTGATGCGCTGA